A genomic region of Alligator mississippiensis isolate rAllMis1 chromosome 4, rAllMis1, whole genome shotgun sequence contains the following coding sequences:
- the HAT1 gene encoding histone acetyltransferase type B catalytic subunit isoform X1 translates to MAGLTAMEKKLAEYKCNTNEAIQLKLVRFPEDLEDDNTAFNPEYSHQVFGDDEVAFGYQGLKILLYYIAGNLSTLFRIKYTSKVNEKFDCVEADDVESKIREIIPPGFCTNMDDFVSLLEKEVNFKPFGTLLHTYSVHNVEAGEDITYQIYKADMTCPGFRDYHERLQTFLMWFIETASFIDVDDERWNYFLVFEKYNKDGATLFATVGYMTVYNYYVYPDKTRPRVSQMLILPPFQGEGHGAQLLETVHRYYMSSPTVLDITAEDPSENYVKLRDFVLVKLCQNLPCFSPEKLMQGFSQEMVTEAQQKLKINKQHTRRVYEILRLRATDMGDTEQSRSYRLDVKRRLIGPYKKKQRELAKMRRCLRPEELTNQLNQIDLNMQHEQLEESFQQLVSDYRRVLERLAQA, encoded by the exons ttcGTTTTCCTGAGGACCTGGAAgatgataacacagcatttaatCCAGAGTACAGTCATCAGGTGTTTGGAGATGA TGAAGTTGCCTTTGGTTACCAGGGTTTGAAGATTCTTTTGTACTACATAGCTGGTAACCTGTCAACGCTCTTCCGCATCAAGTACACATCTAAGGTTAATGAAAAGTTTGACTGTGTGGAG gcagATGATGTGGAAAGTAAAATTAGAGAAATCATTCCTCCTGGGTTTTGCACAAACATGGATGACTTTGTGTCTTTGCTGGAAAAAGAGGTCAATTTCAAGCCCTTTGGAACATTGCTTCATACATACTCTGTTCATAATGTGGAAGCGGGTGAGGATATAACATATCAGATATACAAG GCTGATATGACATGTCCAGGCTTTCGAGACTATCATGAAAGGCTTCAGACGTTCTTGATGTGGTTTATTGAAACTGCTAGCTTTATTGACGTGGATGATGAAAGATGGAACTACTTTCTAGT ATTTGAGAAGTATAATAAGGATGGAGCTACGCTCTTTGCGACCGTAGGCTACATGACAGTCTATAATTACTATGTGTATCCAGACAAAACCCGGCCACGTGTAAG tCAGATGCTAATATTGCCTCCATTCCAAGGAGAAGGCCATGGTGCTCAGCTTCTTGAAACTGTTCACAGATACTATATGTCTTCTCCTACAGTGCTTGATATAACAG CTGAAGATCCATCTGAAAACTATGTGAAACTCAGGGACTTTGTACTTGTGAAGCTGTGCCAAAATCTGCCTTGCTTTTCCCCAGAGAAGCTAATGCAAGGGTTCAGTCAAGAAATGGTGACAGAGGCTCagcaaaaactgaaaataaataag CAACATACAAGGCGAGTGTATGAAATTCTGCGATTGCGTGCAACAGATATGGGTGACACAGAGCAATCTAGAAGTTACAGGTTGGATGTCAAAAGAAGACTGATTGGTCCCTATAAG AAAAAACAGAGAGAGCTGGCTAAGATGCGAAGATGTCTGAGACCAGAGGAGTTGACAAACCAATTGAACCAAATAGACCTAAATATGCAGCATGAACAGTTAGAGGAGAGCTTCCAACAGCTTGTTTCAGATTACCGAAGGGTGCTAGAACGACTTGCTCAAGCATGA
- the HAT1 gene encoding histone acetyltransferase type B catalytic subunit isoform X2, with protein sequence MEKKLAEYKCNTNEAIQLKLVRFPEDLEDDNTAFNPEYSHQVFGDDEVAFGYQGLKILLYYIAGNLSTLFRIKYTSKVNEKFDCVEADDVESKIREIIPPGFCTNMDDFVSLLEKEVNFKPFGTLLHTYSVHNVEAGEDITYQIYKADMTCPGFRDYHERLQTFLMWFIETASFIDVDDERWNYFLVFEKYNKDGATLFATVGYMTVYNYYVYPDKTRPRVSQMLILPPFQGEGHGAQLLETVHRYYMSSPTVLDITAEDPSENYVKLRDFVLVKLCQNLPCFSPEKLMQGFSQEMVTEAQQKLKINKQHTRRVYEILRLRATDMGDTEQSRSYRLDVKRRLIGPYKKKQRELAKMRRCLRPEELTNQLNQIDLNMQHEQLEESFQQLVSDYRRVLERLAQA encoded by the exons ttcGTTTTCCTGAGGACCTGGAAgatgataacacagcatttaatCCAGAGTACAGTCATCAGGTGTTTGGAGATGA TGAAGTTGCCTTTGGTTACCAGGGTTTGAAGATTCTTTTGTACTACATAGCTGGTAACCTGTCAACGCTCTTCCGCATCAAGTACACATCTAAGGTTAATGAAAAGTTTGACTGTGTGGAG gcagATGATGTGGAAAGTAAAATTAGAGAAATCATTCCTCCTGGGTTTTGCACAAACATGGATGACTTTGTGTCTTTGCTGGAAAAAGAGGTCAATTTCAAGCCCTTTGGAACATTGCTTCATACATACTCTGTTCATAATGTGGAAGCGGGTGAGGATATAACATATCAGATATACAAG GCTGATATGACATGTCCAGGCTTTCGAGACTATCATGAAAGGCTTCAGACGTTCTTGATGTGGTTTATTGAAACTGCTAGCTTTATTGACGTGGATGATGAAAGATGGAACTACTTTCTAGT ATTTGAGAAGTATAATAAGGATGGAGCTACGCTCTTTGCGACCGTAGGCTACATGACAGTCTATAATTACTATGTGTATCCAGACAAAACCCGGCCACGTGTAAG tCAGATGCTAATATTGCCTCCATTCCAAGGAGAAGGCCATGGTGCTCAGCTTCTTGAAACTGTTCACAGATACTATATGTCTTCTCCTACAGTGCTTGATATAACAG CTGAAGATCCATCTGAAAACTATGTGAAACTCAGGGACTTTGTACTTGTGAAGCTGTGCCAAAATCTGCCTTGCTTTTCCCCAGAGAAGCTAATGCAAGGGTTCAGTCAAGAAATGGTGACAGAGGCTCagcaaaaactgaaaataaataag CAACATACAAGGCGAGTGTATGAAATTCTGCGATTGCGTGCAACAGATATGGGTGACACAGAGCAATCTAGAAGTTACAGGTTGGATGTCAAAAGAAGACTGATTGGTCCCTATAAG AAAAAACAGAGAGAGCTGGCTAAGATGCGAAGATGTCTGAGACCAGAGGAGTTGACAAACCAATTGAACCAAATAGACCTAAATATGCAGCATGAACAGTTAGAGGAGAGCTTCCAACAGCTTGTTTCAGATTACCGAAGGGTGCTAGAACGACTTGCTCAAGCATGA